In Pyrus communis chromosome 1, drPyrComm1.1, whole genome shotgun sequence, the following are encoded in one genomic region:
- the LOC137743445 gene encoding adenine phosphoribosyltransferase 1-like, with protein sequence MLQLHTISLFSSNSFTFSPAVAFRTPAAKTLSSAAAALPFIRFPNYRSARPPRRCSVGKCEALKVEAMAAEDGQDLRLARISSAIRVIRDFPKPGILFQDITTLLLDTKAFKDTIDLFVERYKDKEISVVAGVEARGFIFGPPIALAIGAKFVPLRKPKKLPGKVISEEYSLEYGTDKIEMHVGAVEAGERALIIDDLIATGGTLGAAIRLLERVGVHVVECACVIELPELKGRERLGEKPLFVLVSGEA encoded by the exons ATGCTTCAACTTCACACCATCTCACTTTTCTCGTCGAATTCCTTCACTTTCTCACCCGCCGTCGCCTTCCGCACTCCCGCAGCTAAAACTTTGTCCTCCGCCGCCGCCGCGCTTCCCTTCATTCGTTTCCCAAATTACCGATCCGCCCGCCCTCCCCGGCGCTGCTCTG TGGGTAAGTGTGAAGCACTGAAAGTTGAAGCAATGGCGGCGGAAGACGGTCAGGATCTTCGCCTTGCTAGAATTTCATCTGCTATCAGAGTCATCCGGGACTTCCCCAAGCCAG GGATTTTGTTCCAAGATATTACCACATTGCTCCTGGATACCAAGGCTTTCAAGGACACtattgatttgtttgttgagaGGTACAAAGACAAAGAAATCTCTGTTGTTGCAG GTGTTGAAGCTAGAGGTTTTATATTTGGCCCTCCTATTGCCTTGGCCATTGGGGCAAAATTTGTGCCCTTGAGGAAGCCAAAGAAGTTGCCTG GGAAGGTTATTTCTGAAGAGTACTCTTTGGAGTATGGAACAGATAAAATAGAGATGCACGTGGGAGCTGTAGAAGCCGGTGAACGTGCCTTGATCATAGATGACCTCATTGCAACCGGGGGAACCTTGGGTGCTGCCATCAGGCTTCTTG AGCGTGTAGGGGTGCATGTCGTTGAGTGTGCCTGTGTAATTGAATTGCCAGAACTAAAG GGTCGGGAACGATTGGGGGAGAAACCATTGTTTGTTCTAGTTAGCGGAGAAGCATGA
- the LOC137731148 gene encoding transcription factor RSL2-like yields the protein MESDGVFADGEWESLSRLFSSEEVEFTPHFLSQGNSFPFQHNEGMGFETLETFYPNIPGVETFSHLPSSDSPNSNVHLSSNESCNYGDNHHGNFTAMLNQENCYFRNSCNFLVSNIDVSESMDVYMNHDDKSFASFVPAFSNIVMHGSECNKEDSSSDSQPAVVSVPEKELQLKRVHDAPGKSNNDASKCKKKPRISKDVEKSKKNNVRSKKGQKGNSDVKVKDKEERLESTSSCTSEDDNGSLEIDGAETSDPKSSSALNLNGKTRTNRGSATDPQSLYARKRRERINERLRTLQHLVPNGTKVDISTMLEEVVHYVKFLQLQIKLLSSDDMWMYAPIAYNGMDIGLDLQKLSPLL from the exons ATGGAATCTGATGGTGTTTTTGCTGATGGGGAATGGGAATCCTTGAGCAGGTTGTTTTCCTCCGAAGAGGTTGAGTTCACACCACATTTTCTTTCCCAGGGAAATTCATTCCCTTTCCAGCACAATGAGGGAATGGGATTTGAAACCCTAGAAACTTTTTACCCTAATATTCCTGGAGTTGAAACTTTTTCTCACCTTCCTTCTTCAGATAGTCCCAACTCTAATGTCCATCTTTCTTCTAATGAAAGTTGTAACTATGGTGATAATCATCATGGCAATTTCACTGCCATGCTGAACCAGGAAAATTGCTACTTTAGAAATTCTTGCAATTTCCTAGTGAGTAATATTGATGTCTCTGAATCCATGGATGTTTATATGAATCATGATGATAAGAGTTTCGCCTCCTTCGTCCCAGCTTTTTCCAACATTGTGATGCATGGAAGTGAGTGCAACAAAGAGGATTCCAGCAGTGATAGCCAACCGGCTGTTGTCTCGGTTCCTGAAAAGGAATTGCAGCTCAAAAGGGTGCATGATGCGCCGGGAAAATCCAACAATGACGCATCCAAGTGCAAGAAGAAACCTCGTATTTCGAAAGAT GTagagaaaagtaagaaaaataatgtaAGGTCAAAGAAGGGGCAAAAGGGTAATTCAGATGTGAAAGTCAAAGATAAAGAAGAGAGGCTGGAGAGCACAAGTTCTTGCACCTCTGAGGATGATAATGGTTCCCTGGAGATCGATGGAGCAGAAACTTCAGACCCCAAATCTTCATCTGCCCTTAACTTGAATGGGAAGACCAGAACCAATAGAGGGTCTGCAACTGATCCCCAGAGCCTCTATGCTAGG aaaagaagagagagaatcaaCGAGAGACTAAGAACCCTACAGCATCTTGTCCCTAATGGAACAAAGGTTGACATCAGCACAATGCTTGAAGAGGTAGTTCACTATGTCAAGTTTTTGCAGCTCCAAATCAAG CTTTTAAGCTCAGATGATATGTGGATGTATGCTCCCATTGCTTATAATGGAATGGATATTGGTCTTGACCTGCAAAAGCTTTCTCCACTTCTATGA